A single Nostoc sp. PCC 7107 DNA region contains:
- a CDS encoding sensor histidine kinase KdpD, producing MRVATQKLTSQFPLPLLVNNSESKLPESDFNQICQLIIQQLTALLPIVAIWIVYHDLAKGNRHLVAEYLSEQSWQTNNFVSVNSNLDFASLRAETWWREDFPVLKITELAASDFYHSYVCRISKQSVKIAEYLLICTSKSLSDEQQNLLLSNAQILSNYLAMYRERSRQQQEIAALSQALGQAEHQLRNPLALINLYAENLRLALPQGDLQEQASLIRQTVDELSAKLTDLLYRGQQANLNFKQHNLQTIIGECIKTLQHLLKEKELKINYPEKPVYVTVDNWQMKQVFDNLLSNAIHFSHRGGTITCNWYAYSNEVLIEIGDRGSGIAPEELKQIFKPYYSRRLGGTGLGLAIAQKIILAHQGNLWAENLPEGGAQFSFTLPYKRQK from the coding sequence ATGAGGGTGGCTACACAAAAATTAACCTCTCAATTTCCGCTACCTTTGTTGGTAAATAATTCGGAGAGTAAGCTGCCAGAGTCAGATTTTAACCAAATTTGTCAGCTAATTATTCAACAATTAACTGCCTTATTACCGATTGTGGCTATCTGGATTGTTTATCACGATTTGGCAAAGGGAAACCGTCATTTAGTGGCTGAATACTTATCAGAACAAAGTTGGCAAACAAACAACTTTGTTTCTGTAAATTCCAACTTAGATTTTGCATCTTTGCGAGCAGAAACTTGGTGGCGAGAAGATTTTCCCGTTCTCAAAATTACGGAATTAGCAGCATCGGATTTTTATCATAGCTATGTTTGTCGAATTAGCAAACAGAGTGTGAAAATAGCCGAGTATTTATTAATCTGTACTAGCAAATCACTGTCAGATGAACAGCAAAATTTACTGCTGAGTAATGCTCAAATATTGAGCAATTATTTGGCTATGTATAGAGAGCGATCGCGCCAACAACAAGAAATTGCGGCTTTATCTCAAGCTCTCGGACAAGCAGAACATCAATTGCGAAATCCTTTAGCATTGATTAATCTCTATGCAGAAAATCTCCGCTTGGCATTACCTCAAGGTGATTTACAAGAACAAGCCAGCTTAATTCGGCAAACTGTCGATGAACTCAGCGCTAAATTAACGGATTTACTTTACCGTGGTCAACAGGCAAATTTAAACTTTAAACAACACAATTTGCAAACAATTATTGGTGAATGTATTAAAACTTTACAACATTTGTTAAAAGAAAAAGAATTAAAGATTAACTATCCTGAGAAACCTGTGTATGTGACAGTCGATAACTGGCAGATGAAACAGGTATTTGATAATTTATTATCCAATGCAATTCATTTTAGTCATCGTGGCGGGACAATAACTTGCAATTGGTACGCCTACAGTAATGAAGTGCTAATTGAGATTGGCGATCGCGGTTCGGGAATTGCGCCAGAGGAATTGAAGCAAATATTTAAGCCTTATTATTCTCGCCGTTTAGGTGGTACAGGTTTAGGATTAGCGATCGCCCAAAAAATTATCCTGGCACATCAAGGTAACTTATGGGCAGAAAATCTCCCAGAAGGTGGCGCACAATTTTCCTTTACATTACCCTATAAAAGGCAAAAGTAA
- a CDS encoding Pvc16 family protein, with the protein MIPAATQTLAKILAGGISLLSTEQIDFSHPGVEQNINPRLNLYCYNIQESVEKQQSNCQQPVDKRKLVLFTPRWFDVSFLVSAWDFTSLGEQRLLSEALILLLHHHSLREEVLAPALRGHGELAMTVSAIHPLDAAALWNALGVPLRPALYVTLTIPLNLESYSVTESSSVDCSKPTQKV; encoded by the coding sequence ATGATCCCAGCTGCTACCCAGACTTTAGCAAAAATTTTAGCTGGCGGGATTTCCCTGCTCAGTACAGAGCAAATTGATTTCAGCCACCCTGGTGTGGAACAGAATATCAACCCCAGGCTGAATTTATACTGTTACAACATTCAAGAAAGTGTTGAAAAACAACAGTCCAATTGTCAGCAACCAGTAGACAAAAGGAAGTTAGTCTTATTCACACCGAGGTGGTTTGATGTCTCATTTTTGGTGAGTGCTTGGGATTTTACCAGTTTGGGTGAACAGCGTCTCTTGTCTGAGGCTTTAATACTACTTTTGCATCATCACTCATTACGAGAGGAAGTACTAGCTCCAGCACTACGCGGTCATGGCGAATTAGCAATGACCGTTTCTGCTATTCATCCTTTGGACGCTGCGGCTTTGTGGAATGCCCTAGGAGTACCATTACGTCCAGCTTTGTATGTGACATTAACAATTCCCCTGAACCTAGAAAGTTACTCTGTCACTGAATCAAGTTCAGTAGATTGTTCAAAACCAACACAAAAAGTCTGA
- a CDS encoding phage tail sheath C-terminal domain-containing protein, producing MPRLDYFAPGVYVEEVDRGSRPIEGVSTNIAGFIGFTEDVRGDAELFKPMLVTSWNEYLEYYAKQGSDGFTDFDAYLPFAVNGWFLNGGGRCWVASIGTKLPGSQPPPAEETALKLRTTGNRPSLSFALKPAEDDDNSGAEGRINVSVTESQPRPPESPEAEPPANTGEFFKVIISRNGEILEEYDNLSMNPQVEAPLGAYAVTALQESQFVTVADLETPGQPLSRRPANGTYEVSPPPLVSTPDRFPRDVQGVRDDRTGMQGIFEIDEVTMIAFPDLMRAYQNGILDLDQVHGIMEAMVSMCENTAPNRMVVLDPPPCKGGGAPVPPTQVKPQHIAQWLSAFNRRSQFAALYYPWIKVPNPRNGGRPILIPPAGHMLGVWCRTDETRGVYKAPANDTPRGVIGLAYETNLREQELLNPLGINCIRTFPNRGIRIWGARTLVEPDNLQWRYISVRRLMSYIEKSVELGTQWVVFEPNDQDLWARVTRTVSNFLERLWREGALFGASAAEAFYVKCDASINTHETMMLGRLYIEVGVCPVRPAEFVIFRFSQWSPNQ from the coding sequence ATGCCAAGATTAGATTATTTTGCACCTGGTGTCTACGTTGAAGAAGTAGACCGAGGTAGTCGCCCAATAGAAGGGGTGAGTACAAATATCGCTGGTTTTATCGGGTTTACAGAAGATGTCCGTGGTGATGCGGAATTATTTAAACCGATGCTAGTGACATCGTGGAACGAGTATCTAGAATATTATGCTAAACAAGGTTCGGACGGCTTCACCGATTTTGATGCCTATTTACCCTTTGCGGTGAATGGTTGGTTTCTCAACGGTGGTGGACGTTGTTGGGTAGCTAGTATCGGCACAAAACTTCCTGGTTCTCAGCCACCACCAGCAGAAGAAACAGCTTTAAAACTGCGTACTACTGGCAACCGCCCATCTTTAAGCTTTGCTTTGAAGCCTGCTGAAGATGACGATAATAGCGGTGCAGAAGGCAGAATTAATGTTTCTGTCACCGAAAGTCAACCGCGTCCACCAGAAAGTCCAGAAGCTGAACCACCTGCAAATACTGGTGAATTTTTCAAAGTTATTATTAGCCGCAATGGGGAAATTCTGGAAGAATACGACAATCTTTCCATGAACCCTCAAGTTGAAGCGCCGCTAGGTGCTTATGCGGTGACAGCTTTGCAAGAGTCGCAGTTTGTGACTGTTGCTGACTTAGAAACACCAGGACAACCGCTGTCGCGTCGTCCTGCAAATGGTACTTACGAAGTTAGTCCACCGCCATTAGTTTCGACTCCTGACCGTTTCCCCAGAGATGTGCAAGGTGTCCGGGACGATCGCACCGGGATGCAAGGTATCTTTGAAATTGACGAAGTTACCATGATTGCTTTCCCTGACTTGATGCGGGCTTATCAAAACGGCATCTTGGATTTGGATCAGGTTCACGGCATCATGGAAGCAATGGTCAGTATGTGTGAAAATACTGCTCCTAACCGGATGGTAGTATTAGACCCACCGCCGTGTAAAGGTGGTGGTGCGCCTGTACCTCCTACCCAGGTGAAGCCCCAGCATATTGCTCAGTGGTTGAGTGCATTTAATCGGCGATCGCAATTTGCCGCCCTCTACTATCCTTGGATTAAAGTCCCCAACCCCCGTAACGGTGGTAGACCGATTTTGATTCCTCCCGCTGGTCACATGTTGGGTGTTTGGTGTCGGACTGATGAAACCAGAGGGGTTTATAAAGCACCTGCTAACGATACACCCAGAGGTGTAATTGGTTTAGCCTACGAAACCAACCTGCGTGAGCAAGAACTACTCAACCCCTTGGGTATCAACTGTATTCGTACCTTCCCCAACCGTGGTATCCGCATTTGGGGCGCTCGCACTTTGGTAGAACCAGATAACTTACAGTGGCGTTATATCAGCGTCCGTCGCTTGATGAGTTATATCGAGAAGTCCGTAGAACTCGGTACTCAGTGGGTAGTATTTGAACCCAACGACCAAGATTTATGGGCGCGTGTTACCCGCACCGTCAGCAATTTCTTAGAAAGACTGTGGCGCGAAGGTGCTTTGTTTGGTGCTTCGGCTGCGGAGGCTTTTTACGTCAAATGTGACGCGAGTATCAACACCCACGAAACCATGATGTTGGGTCGGTTGTATATCGAAGTTGGTGTTTGTCCTGTACGTCCGGCGGAATTTGTCATCTTCCGCTTTAGTCAATGGTCGCCTAACCAATAA
- a CDS encoding phage tail protein: MPELKPIAASNFYFEIDSMTDMAFSKIGGVKFEAKVQGQDKPLMSTKGGNTVRQINSAGFEGLFNIEVTTLMSGDSDSTSKKMYDWFKKCMPKTEKGEGKWAEGKKTGSIVAYDTDGNEVMRWDLKEAWPSQYKIGDFDVSGNGYVEETYTLTCENINRKK, encoded by the coding sequence ATGCCTGAATTAAAACCAATAGCCGCCAGTAATTTTTACTTTGAAATTGATAGCATGACTGATATGGCTTTTAGCAAAATCGGTGGTGTTAAATTTGAAGCCAAAGTTCAAGGTCAAGATAAACCTTTAATGTCTACTAAAGGTGGAAATACTGTCAGACAAATTAACTCTGCTGGGTTTGAAGGACTATTCAATATTGAAGTCACAACTTTAATGAGTGGTGATAGTGATAGCACCAGCAAAAAAATGTATGATTGGTTCAAAAAATGTATGCCGAAAACTGAAAAAGGTGAAGGCAAATGGGCAGAAGGTAAAAAAACTGGCTCTATAGTTGCCTACGATACTGATGGCAATGAGGTTATGCGTTGGGACTTAAAAGAAGCTTGGCCTTCTCAATATAAAATTGGAGATTTTGATGTTTCTGGTAACGGCTATGTTGAAGAAACTTACACCCTAACTTGTGAAAATATAAATCGTAAAAAATAG
- a CDS encoding phage tail protein produces the protein MAEFVSNAKFYFEADGLTDILIQKISGMQMKMVVAGGDAPIGVTKDGKTQTNATIGSVECSEITVECVATADSKQLLDWYNKCHAEALSGGKAEGRSSRKLAKLAIYDGDGNEKVQYEFTDIFPTSYGTGDFTAGSGDLLTETVTIGFTYFERKK, from the coding sequence ATGGCAGAGTTTGTTTCTAACGCCAAATTTTACTTTGAAGCCGATGGGCTGACTGATATTCTGATACAGAAAATCAGCGGTATGCAAATGAAAATGGTCGTAGCTGGTGGAGATGCACCGATTGGTGTCACCAAAGATGGTAAAACTCAAACCAATGCTACTATCGGTAGCGTAGAATGCTCAGAAATTACTGTTGAATGTGTAGCAACGGCAGATTCTAAACAACTGCTGGATTGGTACAATAAATGTCATGCAGAAGCTCTTTCTGGTGGTAAAGCTGAAGGTCGTTCAAGCCGTAAATTAGCAAAACTTGCTATCTATGATGGAGATGGTAACGAAAAAGTTCAGTACGAATTTACAGATATTTTTCCTACTAGCTATGGAACAGGAGATTTCACAGCAGGGAGTGGTGATTTGCTAACAGAAACAGTCACCATTGGCTTTACTTATTTTGAACGGAAGAAGTAA
- a CDS encoding phage tail protein: protein MTDFPEILTNSRFYLELKLTGSQEPVDGYFMECQGFKVNQQVIEVAEVTPQTWGKKGNTSGRVIRTKIPGNISYSNIVLRRGLTISMTMWNWLAAVQESKWGDEKRDGSLVIYNQAAEEKFRLAFKNAWPASYKINDVNAAGSEHEIEEIEVVVEELKRVKVA from the coding sequence ATGACAGATTTTCCTGAAATTCTGACGAATAGCCGTTTTTATCTCGAACTAAAGCTAACTGGTAGTCAAGAACCAGTAGATGGCTATTTTATGGAATGTCAAGGTTTTAAGGTTAATCAGCAAGTAATAGAAGTTGCCGAAGTTACGCCGCAAACCTGGGGTAAGAAAGGCAATACTAGTGGAAGAGTTATCCGCACAAAAATTCCGGGAAATATATCTTATTCCAATATAGTTTTACGTCGTGGTTTAACTATTTCTATGACCATGTGGAATTGGTTAGCTGCTGTGCAAGAAAGTAAATGGGGTGACGAAAAACGTGATGGTTCTTTAGTAATTTATAATCAAGCTGCTGAAGAAAAATTTAGATTAGCATTTAAAAATGCTTGGCCTGCTAGTTATAAAATTAATGATGTGAATGCAGCTGGTAGCGAACACGAAATTGAAGAAATAGAAGTAGTTGTAGAAGAATTAAAACGAGTAAAAGTAGCATAG
- a CDS encoding phage tail assembly protein: MINIQTEFNFTLPRGLLDVDGNLHRQGVMRLATAKDEIIVQKNRAAQENTAYAAIAMLSQVIICLGDLTIITPDLLENLFSRDLAYLREFYNRINQQGDAEIPVQCPQCQTNFHVELALSGES, from the coding sequence ATGATTAATATACAAACAGAATTTAACTTTACCCTACCTAGAGGTTTATTAGATGTAGACGGAAATTTGCATCGCCAAGGTGTGATGCGTCTAGCGACAGCTAAAGATGAAATAATTGTGCAGAAAAATCGGGCTGCTCAGGAAAATACAGCTTATGCTGCGATCGCAATGCTATCACAAGTAATCATTTGTTTGGGTGATTTAACAATAATAACTCCTGATTTACTAGAAAATCTTTTTTCACGGGATTTGGCATATTTGCGAGAGTTTTATAATCGAATTAATCAGCAAGGTGATGCTGAAATTCCAGTACAATGTCCCCAATGTCAGACTAATTTTCACGTAGAGTTAGCTTTATCGGGGGAATCATAG
- a CDS encoding DUF6760 family protein, whose product MGYPSDLLHEEVACIAFNFHWSLAEILSLEHSDRQHWVEEISKIVQPE is encoded by the coding sequence ATAGGCTACCCCTCAGATTTACTCCATGAGGAGGTAGCCTGTATTGCGTTTAATTTCCATTGGAGTTTAGCAGAAATTTTAAGTTTAGAGCATTCTGACCGTCAGCATTGGGTTGAAGAAATTAGCAAAATTGTGCAGCCAGAATAA